The proteins below come from a single Kitasatospora sp. NBC_00315 genomic window:
- the lspA gene encoding signal peptidase II, whose amino-acid sequence MISTPGSPKTRDDSVPTTAAPAQTPATAPEDAVQQAAVAEPAPTAGAEAPAGATASTGGARRRRIGVLLLVAVLAYLIDLGSKLLVVARLEGHSPIQVVGDVVTLQVIRNGGAAFGMGQAMTIVFTMIAAAVIVVIWRIARRLYSLPWAVALGLLLGGAFGNLTDRLFRAPQVFRGHVVDFISVQHFAVFNLADSAIVCGGILVVLLSFRGSNPDGTAHQGNAKAGSAAEGTGSEGAGTEE is encoded by the coding sequence ATCATCAGTACGCCAGGTTCCCCCAAGACGCGGGACGATTCCGTCCCGACCACCGCTGCCCCGGCGCAGACGCCCGCCACCGCACCGGAGGACGCCGTGCAGCAAGCAGCCGTGGCCGAACCCGCGCCGACCGCCGGGGCCGAGGCCCCGGCGGGCGCCACCGCCTCGACCGGCGGCGCCCGCCGCCGCCGGATCGGCGTGCTGCTGCTGGTGGCGGTGCTCGCGTACCTGATCGACCTCGGCAGCAAGCTGCTGGTCGTCGCCCGGCTGGAGGGCCACTCGCCGATCCAGGTGGTCGGCGACGTCGTCACCCTTCAGGTGATCCGCAACGGCGGCGCCGCGTTCGGCATGGGCCAGGCGATGACCATCGTCTTCACCATGATCGCCGCCGCCGTCATCGTGGTCATCTGGCGGATCGCCCGCCGCCTGTACAGCCTGCCCTGGGCCGTCGCGCTCGGGCTGCTGCTCGGCGGGGCGTTCGGGAACCTCACGGACCGGCTGTTCCGGGCACCGCAGGTGTTCCGCGGGCACGTCGTGGACTTCATCTCGGTCCAGCACTTCGCCGTCTTCAACCTCGCCGACTCCGCCATCGTCTGCGGCGGCATCCTGGTGGTGCTGCTCTCCTTCCGCGGCAGCAACCCGGACGGAACCGCCCACCAGGGCAACGCCAAGGCCGGTTCCGCCGCCGAGGGCACCGGCTCCGAGGGCGCGGGCACGGAGGAGTAG
- a CDS encoding RluA family pseudouridine synthase: MSTAAQTRSLPVPDGLEGERLDAALARMFGFSRTKAAELAADGKVTIDGTTAGKSDRVMAGSWLEVEIPAPAAPVRIVAEHVEGMRIVHDDDDIVLVDKPVGVAAHPSPGWTGTTVIGGLAAAGYRISTSGAAERQGVVHRLDVGTSGLMVVAKSERAYTDLKRQFHDRVVEKKYNALVQGHPDPMSGTVDAPIGRHPSSDWKWAVTQAGKPSVTHYDLIEAYRAASLLDIKLETGRTHQIRVHMSALRHPCVGDLTYGADPTLSKRLGLTRQWLHAVSLGFEHPSNGEWVQFDSQYPADLQKALDVISSES; this comes from the coding sequence GTGAGTACCGCAGCGCAGACCCGCAGCCTCCCCGTTCCCGACGGCCTGGAGGGCGAGCGACTCGACGCCGCTCTCGCCCGGATGTTCGGCTTCTCCCGGACGAAGGCCGCCGAGCTGGCCGCCGACGGCAAGGTGACCATCGACGGGACGACGGCCGGCAAGTCCGACCGGGTGATGGCCGGATCCTGGCTGGAGGTCGAGATCCCCGCCCCCGCCGCGCCCGTACGGATCGTGGCCGAGCACGTCGAGGGCATGCGCATCGTCCACGACGACGACGACATCGTGCTGGTCGACAAGCCGGTCGGCGTGGCCGCCCACCCCAGCCCCGGCTGGACCGGCACCACCGTCATCGGCGGCCTCGCCGCCGCCGGCTACCGGATCTCCACCTCCGGCGCGGCCGAGCGCCAGGGCGTCGTGCACCGCCTGGACGTCGGCACCTCCGGGCTGATGGTCGTCGCCAAGTCCGAGCGCGCCTACACCGACCTCAAGCGGCAGTTCCACGACCGCGTGGTCGAGAAGAAGTACAACGCGCTCGTCCAGGGCCACCCCGACCCGATGAGCGGCACCGTGGACGCGCCGATCGGCCGCCACCCCAGCTCGGACTGGAAGTGGGCCGTCACCCAGGCCGGCAAGCCGTCCGTGACGCACTACGACCTGATCGAGGCCTACCGGGCCGCCTCGCTGCTCGACATCAAGCTGGAGACCGGCCGCACCCACCAGATCCGGGTGCACATGTCGGCGCTGCGCCACCCCTGCGTCGGCGACCTGACCTACGGCGCCGACCCGACGCTCTCCAAGCGGCTCGGCCTGACCCGGCAGTGGCTGCACGCCGTCTCGCTCGGCTTCGAACACCCCTCGAACGGCGAGTGGGTGCAGTTCGACAGCCAGTACCCGGCCGACCTGCAGAAGGCCCTCGACGTCATCTCCTCGGAGTCCTGA
- a CDS encoding GNAT family N-acetyltransferase encodes MALVHGVRRQVFIVEQEISEDEEWDDLDATSEHLLALGADGAALGTARLIHGEQALAVTGGVEGRVLLGRLAVLKETRGTGLGAALVRAVEQAGRERGATAMELHAQVQALGFYERLGYVAEGPEYLDAGIPHRTMTRGL; translated from the coding sequence ATGGCGCTGGTGCACGGAGTCCGGCGCCAGGTCTTCATCGTCGAGCAGGAGATCTCCGAGGACGAGGAGTGGGACGACCTCGACGCCACCTCCGAGCACCTGCTCGCGCTCGGCGCCGACGGCGCCGCGCTCGGCACCGCCCGGCTGATCCACGGGGAGCAGGCGCTCGCCGTCACCGGCGGCGTCGAGGGCCGGGTCCTGCTCGGCCGGCTCGCGGTCCTCAAGGAGACCAGGGGCACGGGCCTGGGCGCCGCCCTGGTGCGCGCCGTGGAGCAGGCCGGCCGCGAGCGCGGCGCGACCGCGATGGAGCTGCACGCGCAGGTCCAGGCGCTCGGCTTCTACGAACGGCTCGGCTACGTCGCCGAGGGGCCGGAGTACCTGGACGCCGGCATCCCGCACCGGACGATGACCCGGGGGCTCTGA